In the Corynebacterium jeikeium genome, TAGTCGGCGTCCGCGACGGGCGCCTGGTCGAGGTCGTCATCGGCGACCCGAGTCAGACGACGGACCTCGCTCCGGCACAGGGCATCAGCCCTCCCGGGCCGGCGGGGCTGGCAGACGCCGCGGCGAGTGCGGCGATGGCGCGCGCCCTGGGCGTGGCTCCGGGGGCCATCGAGGCCGCGCTGGCTGGATTCAAGGTGCAAGCACACCGCGGGCAGGTCGTGCTGGAGCACGGAGGAGTTACCTGGATCGATAACTCGAAGGCCACCAACCCGCACGCTGCCGAAGCCGCGCTGCGTGGCCAGCGCAACGTGATCTGGGTCGCTGGCGGACAGCTGAAGGGGGCTGCGGTCGACGGGTTGATCCGGGCGATCGGTGGCGCCCTGAAGGCAGTGGTGGCTCTGGGGGTGGATCGCGCGGAGCTCGTCGCGGAAGTGTCGCGGCAGCTGCCCGACCTGCCGGTCACTGTTATTGACGCCACCGATCCGGAAGAGGCGATGCGTGCTGTCGCCCGCGCCGCCCATGGGCTGGCGCAACCCGGTGACAGCGTTGTGCTGGCCCCGGCAGCAGCGTCGCTGGATATGTACACAGGCATGAGCCAGCGTGGCGACCTGTTCGCCCAGTATGCGGTGGCATATGCTGGGGCCGATAAAGCCGATGAGCGCACTCAGGAAAGGGGATAGGCGCGCGATGTCCACTCCGACGCCCAATTCGAAGCGCCAGCGCATCCCCGGCACAGGGGAGGCTGGCATTCGTGGCAGCCGCAGCGGCCGCTCTGACCGTGCCAATGGTGCCGACGGTTTTGGCGCTGCAGATCGTTCTTCGCGAGAGCAAGACCCCTCTAGCCAGGAATCCGGCGCAGAGCGCGGCCTGGCCTCCCTACAGCGGAAATTGTCCGCGCAGCTGGCTACCCCGCAGCTGAACTACAAGGTGCTGATGGTCGTCACGGCGTGCCTGACCATTCTGGGGCTCGTCATGGTGCTGTCGTCGTCGATGGTGACTTCCTACGCCAGCGGCGCGAGTGTCTTTGGTGAATTTATTAAGCAGGCCGTGGTCGTGTTCCTCGGACTGGTGGCTATGTGGGTGGCGCTACGGATGCGCCCGGAGACGATCCGCAAATATTCCCCGTGGCTGTTGGTAGTTGCGGTCGCGATGTTGATCGCGGTGCTTATTCCCGGAGTTGGCATCGGCGGTGAAGAGGTCGGTTCTAACTCGTGGATCCGTATTGGCCCCATTGGCGTGCAGCCTTCCGAGGTGGCGAAGCTAGCGCTGGCGGTGTGGGGCGCAGCGACCGTCTCTTACCGAGCACGCGCCACGCAGCGCCTCAACACCGCCCTGGGGGCCTTCTTGGCCGTGAGTTTTGCGATTCTGATGCTGGTGTTGCTGCAGAAGGACCTCGGCATGATGTTCTCCGTAGGCATCGTGGTAGCCGCGCTTATCTTCTTCGCCGGCGTGAGCCGTCAGGTGATCACCTGGGTACTGGGAATCGTCGCGGTGCTGGGCGTGTTTGCGATTACCCGTCAGAGTTTCCGCGGCGCGCGTATTACGACGTGGAAGGACGCTCTGACCCTGAACTTCGGTGATTCGACGACCCAAGGCTCGTCCTATCAGTCCCACCAGGGCATCTTGTCTCTGTCCGACGGAGGGTTTTTCGGCGCCGGGTTGGGGCAGTCTCGTGCTAAGTGGTTCTATCTGCCAGAAGCGAAGAACGATTTCATTTTCGCCATTGTGGGTGAGGAGCTGGGGCTTCTCGGTGCATTCTTCGTTGTGTTCCTGTTTGGAATGCTGGCCTGGTTTGGCATTCGCACCGCCCTGGCGCAAAAGGATCCTTTCCTGCGGCTGCTGGCGGCAACGCTGACCATCGGTATTTCCGTGCAAGCGTTTTTCAACATGGCCTACGTTGTGGGCCTGCTGCCGGTGACAGGCATCCAGCTGCCGTTGATCTCCGCCGGTGGTTCATCGGCGATCATCACCCTTCTTTCCATGGGGCTGCTGTGTAACTGTGCCCGCAACGAGCCGGAGACGATTTCTTCCATGCAGCACGAAGGCCGCCCGCTCATCGATCGCATTCTCATGCTGCCGGAGCCTCAGGGGTACAAGGCCGGCGAGCAGCGCCGTAACGAGCGCCGCGAGACCTCCTACAGCTACGGCGAGCCGGTCACTCGGCAGCGAGCGAGTGCTGGCCGGGGAAGCCAGGATGTTCGCCGCGAACGCGACCGGGTGGAGCAGTCCATCCGTCGCGTCGGCGGCGAGTCGCGCCTGCGTGGCTACGATGGAGTCCGAAGGCAGGATCTGCCACCCACTGCGACCCCGAAACCGATGCCACGTAGCCGCCGCCGGGCGGACGAATCAAGGCAGTCAGGGGCCCGCAAGGTCCGCAGAACTATCGACAATCGACACAGGAGGCGCTAGCCAAAGTGAACCCGAAGCCAGAAGCCGACCGGAAGCTATCAGTCGTCGTTGCCGGCGGCGGAACGGCTGGGCACATTGAACCCGCCATGGCCGTGGCAGAGGCAGTTCGCGCGCAGCGCCCCGATGCGCGCATCACCGCGCTGGGAACTACCCGTGGCCTGGAGACCACCCTGGTACCAGCCCGTGGTTTCGACCTGGAGCTGATCCCGCCGGTGCCGGTGCCGCGCAAGGTGAACAAGGACTTGGCTACGTTGCCGCTGCGCCTGCGCAAGGCACTCAAGGAGACGAAGCGGGTGCTGCGGGAGGTGGAGGCCGACGTGGTTATCGGCTTCGGCGGCTATGTTTCCGCCCCGGCTTATCTGGCTGCGCGGTCCCTTAAGATTCCTTTCTTCGTTCACGAGGCTAACGCCCGCGCAGGAGTGGCAAACAAGCTAGGCGTGAAGCTGGGCGGAACCGGCCTAGCTGCAGTCGAGGATTCCGGCTTGGAGGCCGAGATTGTGGGCATCCCCGTACGCGAATCTGTGCTGCAACTGGACCGCAAAGCCCTGCGTGCAGAGGCCCGCGAGTTCTTCGGCGTGGATCCGGAGGCTCCACTGCTGCTGGTGACCGGTGGATCCCAAGGCGCACGCAGCATCAATAACGCTGTCGTGGATGCCGCCAAGACCCTGCAGGATGCGGGTATTGGGGTGCTACACGCCTATGGCAAGAAGAACGATATTGAGCTACCCGCGGAGGTACAGGAGGGCAAACCTCGGTACGTGGCCGTGCCGTATATCGAGCGCATGGACCTGGCGCTTGCCGCTGCGGATGCGATCCTGTGCCGCTCGGGCGCGATGACGGTTGCCGAGGTCTCCGCCGTGGGATTGCCCGGTATCTACGTGCCACTGCCACACGGTAACGGCGAGCAGGAGCTCAACGTCCGCCCGATCACCCACGCCGGTGGCGGAGTGATCGTTAAGGATGCAGAGCTCACCGGCCACCGCGTGTCCCAGGAGGTCATCCCGTTGCTGCGCGATGAAACCCGCTGGCAAGCAGCTAGCCTGGCAACCCTCGCCGCTGGCCACAGGGACGCTGCCGAGAAGATCGCCGAAAAGATCATCGCAGCAGCCGAAGCTTAAGCCCCGTTCCTAATTTTTCCCTTCTTTTAGAAAGGCATCTTCTTCCACGATGAGCGAGCAGCCTCAGACCACGGACCTCTCCCGCGTGCACATGGTGGGCATCGGCGGTGCCGGCATGTCCGGTATCGCCCGCATCCTGCTGGATCGCGGCTACCAGGTCAGTGGGTCGGATATGAAGGAGTCGCGCAGCATCATGGCGCTGCGCGCGGCCGGCGCCAAGATTCAGGTAGGGCACGCCGAGGAAAACCTTCGCCTGTCGGGGGAGACGCCGACGGTGGTCGTTACCTCTTTCGCCGCGATTCCGCAGGATAACCCGGAGCTCGTTGGTGCCCGCGAGGCAGGTATTCCGGTGCTTCGTCGTTCGGACATTCTGGCGCTATTGCTGCAGGATCGCCGTGCTTTCTTGCTGGCGGGTACGCACGGTAAGACTTCCACGACGTCGATGGCTGTCGCAGCGCTACAGGCTGCAGGCCAGGACCCTTCCTTCGCCATCGGTGGCCAGCTGAACCGTGCAGGCACGAATGCGCACAACGGTACCGGCGAGATTTTCGTAGCGGAGGCAGACGAGTCCGACGGCTCCTTCCTTTCTTACTCGCCCGAAATCGCTGTGGTCACGAACATCGAGCCCGATCACCTGGATTATTTCAAGACTGAAGCTGCCTACCGCGAGGTCTTCGAGAATTTTGCTCACCGCATTGTGCCAGGGGGCTTTCTAGTTGTGTGCCTCGACGATCCAGGTTCGGCAGCGCTCGCCGAGAATCTTATTGCCGGTGCCGAGGAAGGCACCCCCTTGCCGTTTACCGTTGTTGGTTATGGCACTGCCGAGGGTTGTGACGCCCACCCCTCCGTGCCCCCAGCAGCGATCATCGAAAGCACGGAGGTTACTGCCGAGGGCACCGTTTCTGCCTTGCGGCTGACCGAAGAAGTTAAGAAGGCGGCAGAGGAGGCCGCGGGAACTTACTCGCTGCGTGTGGCCATCCCAGGTATCCACATGGTGTTGAATGCTGCGGCCGCCGCACTGGGCAGCGTGCTGCTGGGCGCTGATGTGGATAAGGTCATCGGAGGTATCGGCGGTTTCGACGGTGTACGCCGCCGTTTCGAATACCACGGGACCCGTCAGGACGTGGAAGTCTACGATGATTACGCTCACCACCCGACCGAGGTCGCGGCTGTTCTGGCTGCGGCGCGTCAACGGGTGGAGGCCCGCGGCGGGCGTATCGTGGCCGTCTTCCAGCCACACCTCTACTCGCGCACGATCAACTTCGCTGATGAGTTCGCCGAGGCGCTGTCCCTGGCCGATCAGGTGGTTTTGCTGGACATCTTCGGCGCCCGCGAAGAGCCCGTAGAGGGAGTGGATTCGCGCATCATCGGAAACAAGATCAGCGCTTCCACCGAATGGGTTTTCGAACCTGACTTCTCGAACGTGTCCAACGTAGTCGCCGGTCTGGTGCAGCCTGGCGACATGGTGTTGACGATCGGTGCGGGCACCGTGACGATGCTGGCGGACGAGATTCTGCTGGAATTGGACCGTGGTGATCGCGGGTGAGCAGGGCGTCAAAAATAGGCAACAAGCAGAAGCAGCAGAAGCAACAGAGACAAAACCTGCCGCGTAAGCGCTTGCAGCGGTTGATCGCAGGGCTGGTGGCTCTGGTCGTGCTGTTGGGTGTGCTCGTGTATGTAGCCCCCATCGTGAAGGTGTCGCAGATTGAAGTTCAGGGCACGACGCACGCGGATCCGCAGGCGATACGGGAAGCCAGCGCGATCAGTGCAGGCGACAACATGCTGCGCCTGGATATGGCAGAAGCCGCCAAGGGAGTATCTGCCGTGCCGTGGGTGGAGAAGGTGACGGTCAAGCGCTCCTGGCCCACAACGGTGACGGTCGACGTGAAGGAGCACCAGGCCATCGGTTACGTCATGGATGGCGACACGCCACACGTGGTGGATGAAAAGGGGAAGGTGTTCCTGACGGGTGTGAAGCCTGAAGGGGCTTTGGAGTTTAAGAAGACCAAGCGAGATGATGCGCGGGCTATCGATGCGGCGGCGAAGGCATTGACTTCGCTCTCGGACGACCTACGCGGCAAGCTAGAGGGTATAGAGGCGGAGTCGGCGGATAGCATTCGCCTCTTTTTCCCTAATCAAGCCGTGTATTGGGGTTCCTCCGATAGGGCGGACGAGAAGGCCGAAGCGACACGCATTGTGTTGGGGCGCGAGGGCAATTGGAACGTCTCAAACCCCGCCATGCCCACAGTGAAGAAGGGCTGAGTTAGGGCTGCTGGAGGGCTGCGGTAAGGGGTGAAACCCCAGCTTAAGCTTTAAGTTGAACTTTAAGGATACGACACGCCACCAAAAATGTGCACCGCTAAATGCTTGACGGCTAGGAAAATGGACGCAACAGCAAACCGGTAAACCGCAAAGCACGAAAATTCTTTAGGAAGGCGGAAAGACGCACATGACGAATCCTGGAAACCACCTCGCAGAGATCAAGGTGGTCGGTGTCGGCGGCGGCGGAGTAAACGCCGTCAATCGCATGATCGACGAGCAGCTGCAGGGTGTGGAGTTCATCGCCATTAACACCGATGCACAGGCTCTGATGCTGACCGATGCGGACATCAAGCTGGACATTGGCCGCGAGGAGACCCGCGGTCTGGGTGCTGGCGCTAACCCGGAGGTCGGGCGCAAGTCTGCCGAGGATCACAAGGACCAGATTGAAGAGATCCTGGCCGGCGCCGACATGGTGTTCGTTACTGCAGGTGAGGGAGGCGGCACCGGTACGGGTGCTGCCCCGGTCGTGGCAAACATCGCGAAGAAGCAGAATGCTCTGACCGTTGGTGTGGTTACCCGCCCCTTCGGCTTCGAGGGCCGTCGCCGCAGCAAGCAGGCTATGGAGGGCATCGAAGCTCTGCGCGAGGTTTGCGACACGCTGATCGTTATCCCGAACGATTCGCTGCTGAAGATGTCCGAGGAGCAGCTGTCCATGATGGAGGCCTTCCGCAAGGCCGACGAGGTTCTGCTCAGCGGTGTTGAGGGCATCACCAAGCTGATCACCACCCCGGGTGTGATCAACGTGGACTTCGCCGACGTGCGCTCTGTTATGACCGACGCGGGCTCCGCCCTCATGGGTATCGGCACCGCCCGCGGCGACCAGCGCGCAATCAAGGCCACCCAAGCAGCCATTAACTCTCCGCTGCTGGAGAGCACCATGGAAGGTGCCAAGGGCGTGCTGCTTTCCTTTGCCGGTGGCTCCGACCTGGGCCTGTTGGAGGTTTCCCAGGCTGCCGACCTGGTGGAGGAGAAGGCCGACGAAGACGTCAACCTGATCTTCGGCACCATCATCGACGACCAGCTGGGCGACGAGGTCCGCGTGACCGTCATCGCCACTGGCTTCGACGACTCGCCATCCGCGCCGTCCAACAACCAGCGTTCCGGCGCGCACCGTGCGCCGGAAGGTGCGGACGCAGGTGCTGCCCAGCCGACCAACCTGTTCGGTGGCCAGGAAGCCCCGCAGGCTGGCCAGAGTTCTCAGTACGCAGTGCAGGGCCAGGAAGCCCCGCAGGTGGGCTCCGCGCAGGCCAACCCGGCCGCACAGCAAGCCGGCACCCAGTCCAGCTTTGCGCAGCGCCGTGGAACCGTGCCGCAGCACGCACAGCAGGAACAGCCGCAGGCTAACCAGGGCGGCGGCCTGTTTACCTCCGCTCCGCAGCAGCCGCAGAACCCCACCAACTCCGGTGTGGATCTGACGGAGGAAGAAGACGATCTGGATCTGCCGGACTTCGACTAGTCGGTCGGGCACACAGCCCGCCCGCCACTAGCTTTCCAGTGACCAGCCTAAGGAGTTAGCTTTGAGCCAAGACCAGAGCCCGAAGGTGCGAAAGGTCTTCACCGACCGTAACGGTGGGGTCTCCACGGGTGCCTATGCTTCGTTTAACTTGGGCGACCACGTGGGCGATGATCCGGAGGCAGTGGCTCGCAACCGACAGCGCCTAGCCGATGTGCTGGGTCTGGACGTGGGGCGCTTGGTGTTCATGGAACAGATCCATTCACCGAATGTCACGGAAGTCACCACCGACCACCTAGCGTCCGCTATGCACTCTGCGTCGCCCATAGTCGAGGCTACCGATGCCCTCATTACCACCCTGCGGGGTACCGCGCTGGTCGTCCTCACCGCTGACTGCGTTCCGGTTTTGCTGTCCGACGAGGATGCGGGCGTGATCGCTGCGGTTCACGCTGGC is a window encoding:
- the ftsW gene encoding putative lipid II flippase FtsW is translated as MSTPTPNSKRQRIPGTGEAGIRGSRSGRSDRANGADGFGAADRSSREQDPSSQESGAERGLASLQRKLSAQLATPQLNYKVLMVVTACLTILGLVMVLSSSMVTSYASGASVFGEFIKQAVVVFLGLVAMWVALRMRPETIRKYSPWLLVVAVAMLIAVLIPGVGIGGEEVGSNSWIRIGPIGVQPSEVAKLALAVWGAATVSYRARATQRLNTALGAFLAVSFAILMLVLLQKDLGMMFSVGIVVAALIFFAGVSRQVITWVLGIVAVLGVFAITRQSFRGARITTWKDALTLNFGDSTTQGSSYQSHQGILSLSDGGFFGAGLGQSRAKWFYLPEAKNDFIFAIVGEELGLLGAFFVVFLFGMLAWFGIRTALAQKDPFLRLLAATLTIGISVQAFFNMAYVVGLLPVTGIQLPLISAGGSSAIITLLSMGLLCNCARNEPETISSMQHEGRPLIDRILMLPEPQGYKAGEQRRNERRETSYSYGEPVTRQRASAGRGSQDVRRERDRVEQSIRRVGGESRLRGYDGVRRQDLPPTATPKPMPRSRRRADESRQSGARKVRRTIDNRHRRR
- the murG gene encoding undecaprenyldiphospho-muramoylpentapeptide beta-N-acetylglucosaminyltransferase; the protein is MNPKPEADRKLSVVVAGGGTAGHIEPAMAVAEAVRAQRPDARITALGTTRGLETTLVPARGFDLELIPPVPVPRKVNKDLATLPLRLRKALKETKRVLREVEADVVIGFGGYVSAPAYLAARSLKIPFFVHEANARAGVANKLGVKLGGTGLAAVEDSGLEAEIVGIPVRESVLQLDRKALRAEAREFFGVDPEAPLLLVTGGSQGARSINNAVVDAAKTLQDAGIGVLHAYGKKNDIELPAEVQEGKPRYVAVPYIERMDLALAAADAILCRSGAMTVAEVSAVGLPGIYVPLPHGNGEQELNVRPITHAGGGVIVKDAELTGHRVSQEVIPLLRDETRWQAASLATLAAGHRDAAEKIAEKIIAAAEA
- the murC gene encoding UDP-N-acetylmuramate--L-alanine ligase — translated: MSEQPQTTDLSRVHMVGIGGAGMSGIARILLDRGYQVSGSDMKESRSIMALRAAGAKIQVGHAEENLRLSGETPTVVVTSFAAIPQDNPELVGAREAGIPVLRRSDILALLLQDRRAFLLAGTHGKTSTTSMAVAALQAAGQDPSFAIGGQLNRAGTNAHNGTGEIFVAEADESDGSFLSYSPEIAVVTNIEPDHLDYFKTEAAYREVFENFAHRIVPGGFLVVCLDDPGSAALAENLIAGAEEGTPLPFTVVGYGTAEGCDAHPSVPPAAIIESTEVTAEGTVSALRLTEEVKKAAEEAAGTYSLRVAIPGIHMVLNAAAAALGSVLLGADVDKVIGGIGGFDGVRRRFEYHGTRQDVEVYDDYAHHPTEVAAVLAAARQRVEARGGRIVAVFQPHLYSRTINFADEFAEALSLADQVVLLDIFGAREEPVEGVDSRIIGNKISASTEWVFEPDFSNVSNVVAGLVQPGDMVLTIGAGTVTMLADEILLELDRGDRG
- a CDS encoding cell division protein FtsQ/DivIB; its protein translation is MSRASKIGNKQKQQKQQRQNLPRKRLQRLIAGLVALVVLLGVLVYVAPIVKVSQIEVQGTTHADPQAIREASAISAGDNMLRLDMAEAAKGVSAVPWVEKVTVKRSWPTTVTVDVKEHQAIGYVMDGDTPHVVDEKGKVFLTGVKPEGALEFKKTKRDDARAIDAAAKALTSLSDDLRGKLEGIEAESADSIRLFFPNQAVYWGSSDRADEKAEATRIVLGREGNWNVSNPAMPTVKKG
- the ftsZ gene encoding cell division protein FtsZ, producing MTNPGNHLAEIKVVGVGGGGVNAVNRMIDEQLQGVEFIAINTDAQALMLTDADIKLDIGREETRGLGAGANPEVGRKSAEDHKDQIEEILAGADMVFVTAGEGGGTGTGAAPVVANIAKKQNALTVGVVTRPFGFEGRRRSKQAMEGIEALREVCDTLIVIPNDSLLKMSEEQLSMMEAFRKADEVLLSGVEGITKLITTPGVINVDFADVRSVMTDAGSALMGIGTARGDQRAIKATQAAINSPLLESTMEGAKGVLLSFAGGSDLGLLEVSQAADLVEEKADEDVNLIFGTIIDDQLGDEVRVTVIATGFDDSPSAPSNNQRSGAHRAPEGADAGAAQPTNLFGGQEAPQAGQSSQYAVQGQEAPQVGSAQANPAAQQAGTQSSFAQRRGTVPQHAQQEQPQANQGGGLFTSAPQQPQNPTNSGVDLTEEEDDLDLPDFD
- the pgeF gene encoding peptidoglycan editing factor PgeF, which gives rise to MSQDQSPKVRKVFTDRNGGVSTGAYASFNLGDHVGDDPEAVARNRQRLADVLGLDVGRLVFMEQIHSPNVTEVTTDHLASAMHSASPIVEATDALITTLRGTALVVLTADCVPVLLSDEDAGVIAAVHAGRMGARNGILRRTIARMEDLGAVLSNIHALLGAAASGKNYEVPQAMAADVEAKLPGSATTTAKGTHGLDIRAGLTRQLLSLGVRSIDADPRCTIDPEHADRFFSYRREGTTGRQAGVVWMP